The genomic interval AAACAACCCTTCACATTATCGACCAGTTGGTTGACGCCATAAAAGAATGAATGAAACACGGCGCAATATAGCCTCAACCGCTCTACCAAAGTGAGGAATCTTAAGATTCCTCACATCGCGCAGTCCACAAACCACAGTCCTCAATCGGCAATTTGCCGGCTGAAGACTGTGGATTGCCGACTGCATACTATAGACTACTTCTAAAAAATGCCTGAAAATCCTTTCGATCCAATAACACTCTCAAAGATTGCGAATATGGAATTGCGCGCAAGGCTGGTAGCGGATGCGGTAATGTCCGGCATTCATAAAAGTCCTTACACCGGTTCCAGCATCGAATTCCTTGAGCATAAAGAGTATTCTCCCGGCAATGAGATAAAACATATTGACTGGAAGGTACAGGCAAAGACTGATAAATATTATGTAAAACAATTCGAGGAAGAAACAAATCTTAAAAGCTACCTCTTTGTCGATGCCAGCGGTTCTATGGGATATAAGTCAAAAGGGGTAAGCAAACTTGAGTATGCAATTACCCTTGCGGCCTCTCTCTCGTATCTGCTGCTAAGGCAGTCCGATCTTGTGGGATTGGTTTGTTTCCGCGAAGGCATGAAGCAGTATGTGCCTCCGCGGTCGAGACTTTCCCATTTTTATGCGATAATCAAAACACTTGAAGGATTAGAGGCTGGTGGTGCATCCAATATCGGCGCCGTTCTTAAAGAATTTGCTGAAAAGATCCGCCATCGTTCATTAATTATCATCATATCTGATTTTTTTGATAATAGGGAAGAAATTATACGGCAATTAAAATATTTCCATTTTAAAAAGAACGAAGTATTATTATTTCACATTCTGGACCCTTATGAACTCACTTTCCCGTTTGAAACGATTACTTATTTCGAATCGATGGAAGATGATAGAAAGATACTGGCAGACCCAAAGACGATAAAAGACCGGTATCTGGCAGAAATAAACCGCTTTATTGATCAATTCAAAAAAACATGCCTGGAAAATCAGATAGATTACTGGCTGATAGATTCTTCCACACCTCTTGACCAAACGTTAATTCAGTTTTTGGCGCGAAGGGAAAATGTCCTCCGTTCAATCATCAAGATATGACGCACCACGGTATCAGTAATTTCTTTGCATTATTTGGTAAAATATTTAATGGTGAAATCTGATAATTGTAAAATCTGAAACACGAAATGCGAAACAAATTCGAATAACAAAGCATAAAATTCAAAACAAATCCAAAACATCCCTGTCTGCGTGCGGTCACGCACAGGCAGGCAACAATATGAAGCATGAAATGTACGATACGAAAGGTGTACTTGTTTAGAATTTACATCATTTTGTCATTAGAATTTGTTTCGTATCTCGGACTTCGAATTTCGTATTTTTCATTTCATGTTTGTTTGGTTTCTGGCTATGCCAGCTTAGGTATCTGTTTATTATCACTTTTTTGGGGGATATAATGCATGGCACATCATTTTAAGAATGCGGAAGAATGTTGGAGGTCTATCCTGTCAGATGTAAAAGGAAATGCCAATTTACTGAGTGAAATCAAGAGGTTTGCGGAAGAAAACACCGCTCCGGCAAAGATCGTTTTTGGGACATCCGGCTGGAGAGGAGAAATGGGCACAGACTACACCTTTCATACGGTGCGCATAGTAACCACCGCAATAATTGAAATGTTTAAAAACGCAAGCGCTGAATTACTGAGCGCTTTAGGGGCGGAGAATTTCGGGGATATAAAAAAACGCGGCATAATTGTGGGACACGATAACAGGTTCCTTGGGCCTGAATTTGCAAATGCTGTTATGGGTTTATTGTCTAAGGAAGGCATCAAGGTGTATTACACAGGTGAAGCGACCACACCTGAATTATCAGCCTCTATTGAAATGGTAAATGCCGCCGGCTCGATAAATTTAACCCCTTCGCACAACCCTTCCAATTATGCCGGATTTAAGTTTAATCCGGCCGATGGCGGCCCTGCCGGCACTGAGATCACAAGTGTCATTGAAAGGAATGCAAACCAATTAATGGCAAACAACAAAACCATACCGGCAATTTTGCCCGGAGATGTAGAGAAGATAGATACCATAAAACTTTATAAAGATTTTCTTCTGCGCCGGGGTACATTGGATATTGAGAAAATCAGGCGATTTATTCAAAACGAAGATTGTTTTATTTGCATAGATCATGTTCACGGCGCATCAAGAAAAAGACCTGCTTCAATTCTCGGAGAAAGCAATAAAATATCTTATCTGAGAACTGAAGACGACTATTTGTTTGGCGGCATTTCTCCGGAGCCTTCTGCCAGAAACATACAACCGGCAATGGATATGCTGAAGGGAAGAGGAAACAGATTTAAGCTGGGCGTGGTTATTGACCCGGATGGAGACAGAATACGATTTACTGACGGAAACAGAGATATCACCATAAACCATTTTGGCGCGACGGCGCTCCACTTTTTACATACGTATAAAAATATTTTCGGCGTATTGGTAAAGTCGGTAGCAACCAGTAATTTTGGAAATGCCATTGCTCAAAAACTGAGTATTCCGGTAAAAGAAACGGCCGTAGGGTTTAAGAATTTTAGGCCCTATATGTTACAAAAAGCCAGTGAAAGGGCAATTGTCGCCTACGAAGAGAGCGACGGAATAACCGGATACAACAATACCCTTGAAAAAGACGCCTTGTTTGGCCTTTTGATCGCCATTGAAATGATGGCTGTTACAGGAAAAAACATCAGTGAATATCTTTGCATGCTGGAAGAAGAATTCGGCGCATACTATCCTGAAAGGGCAGGAATTGAGGTCGCGCGTTCTCTGGCAGGGGAACCGCTCGCAAAAAAACTTTCTAAACTACTGGAAAGATTTAAAACAGGTGAAGAATTTTTGATAGGTGAAAAGAAGAAAAAAATAGCTTCTGTTATCACCACAGACGGCATTAAAATAGTACTGGACGATAATTCCTGGTTTTTGATTCGGCCGTCCGGCACGGAACCAAAAGTAAGATTTTATACAGAAACAAGATCTCAGTGTGAAGCGGCGGCAATGATTGACGCCGTAAAATCCATTACAAAAGAGGCGCTTGAATAGGATGCAATATCATTTTGAACAGGGGAGCAGATATGTCGATTAAGGAAAATCTGGAGAATGTAAAACAAAACATCGCCAATGCAGCAATTAAAACAGGGAAGAAGCCGGAAGATATCACCCTGGTTATGGCAACAAAAACGGTGGATGTTGACCGGATACGTGAAGCAATCAAGGCCGGCGGAAATATCATCGGCGAAAACAAAATACAGGAGGCGCTCAAAAAATACCAGGAACTGAAAGATGAAAAGGTGGAATGGCATTTTATTGGGCATTTGCAGACAAATAAAGTAAAAGACGCCCTGAAATTTGCACATATGATACATTCCGTAGACAGACTTCCACTGGCAGAAAAACTCGATCACCGGCTTATGCAGGAAGTGAGGTCGCTTGATATCCTTGTGCAGGTCAATACTTCTCATGAAGAGAGCAAGTATGGCATCGAACCAGAAAAGGCAATATCCCTGATAAAACAAATCGCAAAATATGACACGTTAAATATTCGTGGACTTATGACTATCGGGTTATTTACAAAGGACGAGGTAAAGATCCGGAAGTGCTTCAAAGTGTTGAAAGCACTTTGTGATACTATTGTAACGGAAGGGATCGATAGGGTGCAAATGGACTACCTATCCATGGGGATGACAAATGATTACCAGATAGCTATTGAGGAAGGCGCAAACATGGTAAGAATTGGCACGGCAATTTTCGGGGCAAGAAATACTCCCGATGCATATTACTGGCCATCAGAAAAAAAAGACCAGTGAGATTGTGCAACATAAGAACTATTGAAAAAGTATACTCCATATTATTGCTGGATTCGTC from Candidatus Kuenenia stuttgartiensis carries:
- a CDS encoding YggS family pyridoxal phosphate-dependent enzyme; the encoded protein is MSIKENLENVKQNIANAAIKTGKKPEDITLVMATKTVDVDRIREAIKAGGNIIGENKIQEALKKYQELKDEKVEWHFIGHLQTNKVKDALKFAHMIHSVDRLPLAEKLDHRLMQEVRSLDILVQVNTSHEESKYGIEPEKAISLIKQIAKYDTLNIRGLMTIGLFTKDEVKIRKCFKVLKALCDTIVTEGIDRVQMDYLSMGMTNDYQIAIEEGANMVRIGTAIFGARNTPDAYYWPSEKKDQ
- a CDS encoding phosphomannomutase; the protein is MAHHFKNAEECWRSILSDVKGNANLLSEIKRFAEENTAPAKIVFGTSGWRGEMGTDYTFHTVRIVTTAIIEMFKNASAELLSALGAENFGDIKKRGIIVGHDNRFLGPEFANAVMGLLSKEGIKVYYTGEATTPELSASIEMVNAAGSINLTPSHNPSNYAGFKFNPADGGPAGTEITSVIERNANQLMANNKTIPAILPGDVEKIDTIKLYKDFLLRRGTLDIEKIRRFIQNEDCFICIDHVHGASRKRPASILGESNKISYLRTEDDYLFGGISPEPSARNIQPAMDMLKGRGNRFKLGVVIDPDGDRIRFTDGNRDITINHFGATALHFLHTYKNIFGVLVKSVATSNFGNAIAQKLSIPVKETAVGFKNFRPYMLQKASERAIVAYEESDGITGYNNTLEKDALFGLLIAIEMMAVTGKNISEYLCMLEEEFGAYYPERAGIEVARSLAGEPLAKKLSKLLERFKTGEEFLIGEKKKKIASVITTDGIKIVLDDNSWFLIRPSGTEPKVRFYTETRSQCEAAAMIDAVKSITKEALE
- a CDS encoding DUF58 domain-containing protein — encoded protein: MPENPFDPITLSKIANMELRARLVADAVMSGIHKSPYTGSSIEFLEHKEYSPGNEIKHIDWKVQAKTDKYYVKQFEEETNLKSYLFVDASGSMGYKSKGVSKLEYAITLAASLSYLLLRQSDLVGLVCFREGMKQYVPPRSRLSHFYAIIKTLEGLEAGGASNIGAVLKEFAEKIRHRSLIIIISDFFDNREEIIRQLKYFHFKKNEVLLFHILDPYELTFPFETITYFESMEDDRKILADPKTIKDRYLAEINRFIDQFKKTCLENQIDYWLIDSSTPLDQTLIQFLARRENVLRSIIKI